One Haemorhous mexicanus isolate bHaeMex1 chromosome 9, bHaeMex1.pri, whole genome shotgun sequence DNA segment encodes these proteins:
- the FPGT gene encoding LOW QUALITY PROTEIN: fucose-1-phosphate guanylyltransferase (The sequence of the model RefSeq protein was modified relative to this genomic sequence to represent the inferred CDS: substituted 1 base at 1 genomic stop codon), translating to MGRRSAARRDDTARRLARFAALRGAAARPGELWDVVVLTAADAAQAGAFREQLAEKLRREQLPRAVRYLVCADPPGPRIGNGGSTLHALRCLEEQYGDQWTSFTVLLIHSGGYSQRLPNASALGKIFTALPLGEPLYQMLELKLAMYIDFPRHMKPGVLVTCSDDIELYSTGVPETITFDRPGFTALAHPSDLAVGTTHGVFVLDPSSFSGKGGLEYGSCYRFLHKPDVETMQQSGAVCVRRDRPQLSSPGSCRDSAMASECVYTDSVFYMDHSTAQQLLQFYKQMGTLGCEIDAYGDFLQALGPGATPDYTKNTRNVSKEDSGLVAVRQQLYSLLQGTALNVIVLNNSQFYHIGTTQEYLFHFTAESKLRFELGLQPVAFSISPDSAKTLDQLSIIQSILESGCVIGPRSVIEYSRIGPEVSVGKGSIVSGSHINFSVDIPSGCFLSSVSVKMTDXVEYVTMVFGVGDDLKKSVKLLSDIHSLQFFGASLPECLDLWSLEASDQLFSSDDTRLGLWTARIFPVCSTLSESVRMSLSMLNSVQHKSAFKVSGFQLLSVEEMLTYKDVEDMLKFRKQIYDEICLQRQKEKSDYRMNGT from the exons ATGGGGCGGCGCAGCGCGGCGCGGCGGGACGACACGGCCCGGCGGCTGGCGCGGTTCGCGGCGCTGCGAG GCGCGGCCGCCCGGCCCGGCGAGCTGTGGGACGTGGTGGTGCTGACGGCGGCGGACGCGGCGCAGGCGGGCGCGTTCCGGGAGCAGCTGGCGGAGAAGCTGCGGcgggagcagctgcccagggccgTCCGGTACCTCGTGTGCGCCGACCCGCCGGGGCCCAGGATCG gaaatgGTGGATCCACTCTTCATGCTCTTCGGTGCTTGGAAGAGCAGTATGGTGATCAGTGGACTTCCTTCACTGTGCTGCTAATCCATTCTG GTGGTTACAGCCAGCGTTTGCCAAATGCAAGTGCCCTGGGCAAGATCTTCACAGCCCTGCCGTTGGGCGAGCCCCTGTACCAGATGCTGGAGCTGAAGCTGGCCATGTACATCGACTTCCCCCGTCACATGAAACCAGGAGTCCTCGTCACGTGCTCGGATGACATAGAGCTGTACAGCACTGGAGTCCCAGAAACCATCACCTTTGATAGACCCGGGTTTACTGCCTTGGCTCACCCCTCAGACCTGGCAGTCGGGACCACGCACGGGGTGTTTGTGCTAGATCCATCCAGTTTTTCAGGAAAGGGAGGACTGGAGTATGGATCATGCTATCGTTTCCTGCACAAGCCTGATGTGGAGACCATGCAGCAGAGTGGTGCAGTGTGTGTGAGGCGGGATCGccctcagctcagctctcctgggagctgcagagactCAGCCATGGCCTCGGAGTGTGTGTACACAGACAGTGTGTTCTACATGgaccacagcactgcccagcagctACTGCAGTTCTATAAGCAGATGGGCACTCTTGGCTGTGAAATAGATGCATATGGTGACTTTCTCCAGGCCCTGGGGCCTGGAGCCACTCCAGATTACACCAAAAACACAAGGAATGTCTCCAAGGAGGACTCAGGGTTGGTGGCAGTGCGGCAGCAGCTGTACTCCCTCCTGCAAGGCACCGCCCTAAATGTCATAGTCCTCAACAACTCCCAGTTCTACCACATCGGGACTACTCAGGagtatttgtttcattttactGCTGAGAGCAAACTGAGATTTGAGCTTGGCTTGCAACCTGTGGCTTTTAGCATCTCCCCTGACTCAGCCAAGACCTTGGATCAGTTGAGCATCATCCAGAGCATCCTTGAGTCCGGGTGTGTGATAGGGCCTCGCTCTGTCATTGAGTACTCCAGAATTGGGCCTGAAGTCTCAGTAGGGAAAGGCAGCATTGTTAGTGGGTCACACATAAATTTCAGTGTAGACATACCCTCAGGCTGCTTCCTGAGTTCAGTAAGTGTGAAAATGACTGATTGAGTGGAGTACGTCACCATGGTGTTCGGTGTAGGCGATGACTTGAAAAAGAGTGTGAAATTGCTGTCAGATATACACTCCCTCCAGTTTTTTGGAGCCAGCTTGCCAGAATGCCTTGACCTCTGGAGCTTAGAGGCTTCAGACCAGCTCTTCTCCAGTGATGACACTCGTTTGGGGCTGTGGACTGCAAGGATTTTCCCTGTTTGTTCTACTCTGAGTGAATCAGTTAGGATGTCACTGAGCATGCTGAATTCTGTGCAGCACAAGTCAGCTTTCAAAGTGAGTGGCTTTCAGCTTTTGTCTGTTGAAGAAATGCTCACCTACAAAGATGTGGAAGACATGCTGAAGTTTAGGAAGCAAATTTATGATGAAATCTGCCTACAAAGACAAAAAGAGAAGTCTGATTATAGAATGAATGGTACTTGA